One genomic segment of Mytilus trossulus isolate FHL-02 chromosome 4, PNRI_Mtr1.1.1.hap1, whole genome shotgun sequence includes these proteins:
- the LOC134714313 gene encoding uncharacterized protein LOC134714313 codes for MNTLTFVVIFAVLVTLATANSYNRGSWDTHGSRVLGSRWNSRQLSNGWNSGWNSRRLSGGLNGGYRRHKRAATYDSYRSSHLNSGVGHLNTWGINSGRRSNLGWGSNSGWRSNSGLRSNLGLSHFGY; via the exons ATGAATACCTTAacttttgttgttatatttgctGTGCTGGTTACTTTAGCCACTGCTAACAGTTATAATCGAGGATCATGGGATACACATGGATCCAGAGTTTTGGGAAGTAGATGGAATAGTAGACAGCTTAGTAATGGATGGAATAGTGGTTGGAATAGTAGACGTCTGTCAGGGGGATTGAATGGCGGATATCGAA GACACAAAAGAGCAGCTACATATGATTCATACAGAAGCAGTCATCTTAACAGTGGAGTAGGACATTTGAACACATGGGGTATTAATTCAGGAAGGAGATCTAATCTAGGATGGGGATCTAACTCAGGATGGAGATCTAACTCAGGATTGAGATCTAACTTAGGCTTGAGTCATTTCG gATATTAA